The Rhododendron vialii isolate Sample 1 chromosome 6a, ASM3025357v1 genome includes a window with the following:
- the LOC131329539 gene encoding uncharacterized protein LOC131329539 translates to MEATLFNSSTDKSISSYKQLGNAKRNNNRSLNSSSFHGGILHAPPLSLSYSYPPPLSVFQQNQQQQPPLLPLPIPKPNNNPRNRGISCPPVNRKINNKPKSKARAFGPKRVDAEKQVSKASSASLVVIPSGKPVGPDPNNLPKDAYGVFALSPPPSSLPLPTFSLRPKLRCNAEAAPGIDDGATDNLRRLLRLR, encoded by the coding sequence ATGGAAGCAACTCTGTTCAATTCCTCCACAGATAAATCGATTTCTTCATACAAGCAGTTGGGGAATGCTAAGAGAAACAACAATCGGAGTCTCAACTCTTCCAGTTTCCACGGCGGTATCCTCCACGCGCcgccactttctctctcctactcGTACCCTCCTCCGCTCTCtgtttttcaacaaaatcagcAGCAGCAGCCACCTCTTCTCCCTCTTCCAATCCCCAAACCAAATAACAACCCTAGGAACCGCGGCATTTCGTGCCCTCCCGTGAACCGGAAGATCAACAACAAGCCGAAGTCCAAAGCGAGGGCGTTTGGCCCGAAAAGAGTTGACGCAGAAAAACAAGTCTCGAAAGCTTCTTCTGCGAGTTTGGTGGTTATTCCGTCGGGCAAGCCGGTGGGACCCGACCCGAATAACCTCCCGAAGGATGCGTACGGGGTTTttgctctctctcctccgccgAGTAGCTTGCCTTTGCCGACTTTTTCCCTCAGGCCAAAGCTCCGTTGCAACGCGGAGGCCGCCCCGGGAATCGATGACGGCGCGACTGATAACCTCCGGCGACTTCTTCGACTCCGTTGA
- the LOC131328843 gene encoding uncharacterized protein LOC131328843 — protein MTLEDFFTLTEMKDGLTALGRVKELVNVMQKERDCIVKNVGDATRQWSTVASTIAATEDRDCLDLFVQLEGLWFIDRWLKDAQKFGNDTGESFVEESITALLRALEKLHIDCKTSVSSGVWITVKDLLGHTSSRVQDRARALFDSWKQDGDSETAPQDFQKAGNEEKPLELQKEEMLPSTCSGNFQTENVDDCQTQTSNKESTSDHEVLKDEGSSDPVGSSIVLEPVKESSSVEEESPSYHLEGTASVETSTSVVPQQGIEEKPDIPDSNECNDESNKIPKVTSPLLGTMETSSVSLLGDDVTANAQESVTDLDFENNVDTKDKACPQVSSVCGTEADLSEGKSRRDDAESPLHQCSSTAVFENQGQDCNTGVLSEFAGKEGKLTKQEDTQASFSSECSGATDEVKEHDSDESDDLAFDSDFSKPAMDFKRSDVIVDKSRSDLELDDLMLDPLEVARQVAIEVEREVVDRSREPSCSGSSQKTCKKGGQRDSPEGVCGKEIQPFDASSKKEVPTGPDQSTVSSPSGEDLLSSAKTLDAETEDQNQDIDSYEVTEAAAQKEPEVSAEKGFSDFDLNQELCSEDMIDRPVNPNSTTISVVSASRAAAAPGFPISPLQFEGAHGWKGSAATSAFRRILEDDKTHVTDGTQNGSKQRQDWRLDFDLNVAEAGDDNKAADLIQFKDTHIASSGLPFGESSVEASTKRHERLFNLDLNHVSDDGDGPSPSTSSSSMQPALRNIDLNDQPSVQNDSSSDLVQPFFLGKSSLQMLNASRGVRSHDSVISILGTRVEVNQKDFVPQTPSLQNGRNVNPTLDFSLGNSGGVLGVGPAFPYSGPPVFGYNGLPTGPAVTFSSAMYGPHYMVDSRGATVVPQVLGSASASPAGYSHPQFVLGMIETPPGSNGAGPSRSHFDLNSGLMFEGGNRESSSGSGGVGKRKEPDGGWEPYPFSYKHQQPPWK, from the coding sequence ATGACGCTTGAGGACTTTTTTACCCTTACTGAGATGAAAGATGGGCTTACTGCTCTTGGTCGAGTTAAGGAACTGGTCAATGTTAtgcagaaagagagagactgTATTGTGAAGAATGTTGGTGATGCAACCAGGCAGTGGTCTACTGTTGCGAGCACTATAGCAGCCACCGAGGACAGAGACTGCCTTGACCTTTTTGTTCAGTTAGAGGGGCTCTGGTTTATTGATAGGTGGCTCAAGGATGCTCAAAAGTTTGGAAATGACACAGGTGAAAGCTTTGTGGAAGAGTCCATCACTGCATTACTACGTGCACTTGAAAAACTGCACATAGATTGTAAAACATCAGTGTCTTCAGGAGTTTGGATAACAGTCAAGGATCTCCTTGGCCACACTAGTTCTAGGGTTCAGGATAGGGCTAGGGCCTTGTTTGATAGCTGGAAGCAAGACGGTGACAGTGAAACAGCTCCTCAAGATTTTCAGAAGGCTGGGAATGAAGAAAAACCTCTAGAACTACAAAAGGAAGAAATGTTACCATCTACATGCTCAGGGAATTTCCAAACAGAAAATGTTGATGATTGTCAGACCCAAACCTCTAACAAGGAAAGTACTTCAGATCACGAAGTCTTGAAAGATGAGGGTTCATCAGATCCTGTAGGGTCATCCATCGTGTTAGAACCTGTTAAAGAAAGTTCTTCTGTCGAGGAAGAATCCCCGTCCTATCATTTGGAAGGAACTGCCTCAGTTGAAACTAGTACTTCTGTGGTCCCACAACAAGGGATTGAGGAAAAGCCAGACATTCCTGATTCAAATGAGTGTAATGATGAATCAAACAAGATACCGAAGGTGACAAGTCCTCTCTTGGGTACAATGGAAACTTCTTCTGTTTCTCTTTTGGGTGATGATGTTACTGCAAATGCTCAGGAATCTGTTACAGATTTGGACTTTGAAAACAATGTTGATACGAAAGACAAAGCTTGTCCACAAGTTTCATCTGTTTGTGGCACAGAGGCAGATTTGTCAGAAGGGAAAAGCAGGAGGGATGATGCTGAATCTCCACTTCATCAATGCAGCAGCACagcggttttcgaaaatcaaGGTCAAGATTGCAATACTGGTGTTCTATCAGAATTTGCCGGCAAGGAGGGTAAATTGACAAAACAGGAGGACACACAGGCTTCTTTCTCCAGTGAATGTAGCGGGGCAACTGATGAAGTTAAGGAGCACGATAGTGATGAAAGCGATGATCTGGCATTTGATTCTGATTTTTCGAAACCTGCAATGGATTTCAAACGCTCTGATGTGATTGTTGACAAGAGCAGGTCTGATTTGGAGCTTGATGATCTCATGCTAGATCCTCTTGAGGTTGCTCGACAAGTAGCCATAGAAGTGGAGAGAGAAGTTGTCGATCGCAGCAGAGAGCCAAGTTGCAGCGGCTCTTCTCAAAAAACCTGTAAAAAAGGTGGGCAGCGGGATAGCCCAGAGGGTGTATGTGGTAAAGAAATCCAACCCTTTGATGCCTCATCTAAAAAAGAGGTGCCAACTGGACCTGATCAGTCCACTGTGTCTTCTCCAAGTGGGGAAGATCTGTTAAGTagtgcaaaaaccctagatGCTGAAACAGAAGATCAAAACCAAGATATAGACTCCTATGAGGTCACTGAGGCGGCAGCACAAAAGGAACCTGAAGTTAGCGCAGAGAAGGGTTTCAGTGATTTTGATCTCAATCAAGAACTTTGCTCTGAGGATATGATAGATCGCCCTGTAAATCCAAACTCTACCACCATCTCCGTGGTTTCTGCTTCAAGGGCTGCAGCGgctcctgggtttcctatatcTCCTTTGCAGTTTGAGGGCGCTCATGGTTGGAAAGGATCCGCTGCAACCAGTGCTTTTCGCAGAATTCTGGAAGATGACAAGACTCATGTTACGGATGGTACCCAAAACGGCTCAAAGCAGCGGCAGGACTGGCGGCTTGATTTTGATCTGAATGTGGCAGAGGCCGGCGATGATAATAAAGCTGCAGATCTAATACAGTTCAAAGATACACACATAGCATCTTCAGGGCTTCCCTTTGGGGAATCTTCAGTTGAAGCCAGCACAAAAAGACATGAGAGGTTGTTCAATTTGGATCTTAATCATGTCAGTGATGATGGTGATGGTCCGTCTCCTTCCACTTCATCATCATCGATGCAGCCTGCCTTGAGGAACATTGATTTGAACGACCAGCCGTCTGTTCAGAATGATTCTTCATCAGATCTAGTGCAGCCTTTTTTTCTCGGTAAGTCATCTTTGCAAATGTTAAATGCTTCCAGAGGAGTCAGATCACATGATTCAGTGATTTCCATCTTGGGTACCAGAGTGGAGGTCAATCAAAAAGATTTTGTTCCTCAAACTCCTTCCTTGCAAAATGGCAGGAACGTAAACCCTACCTTGGACTTTAGTCTGGGAAATAGTGGGGGTGTTTTGGGGGTGGGTCCTGCATTTCCATATTCGGGTCCTCCGGTTTTTGGGTACAATGGGCTTCCAACAGGGCCTGCAGTAACTTTTTCATCGGCCATGTACGGGCCCCATTACATGGTAGATTCTAGAGGAGCAACTGTCGTGCCTCAAGTTTTGGGTTCTGCATCGGCATCTCCAGCTGGTTACTCTCATCCTCAGTTTGTTCTGGGTATGATTGAAACCCCTCCAGGTTCAAACGGTGCTGGGCCTTCTCGGTCCCATTTTGATCTGAATTCAGGCTTGATGTTTGAAGGTGGAAACAGGGAATCCTCTTCGGGCTCCGGTGGTGTTGGAAAACGGAAGGAACCAGATGGTGGGTGGGAGCCCTACCCATTTAGCTATAAACATCAACAACCGCCGTGGAAATAG